From a single Apium graveolens cultivar Ventura unplaced genomic scaffold, ASM990537v1 ctg200, whole genome shotgun sequence genomic region:
- the LOC141700265 gene encoding secreted RxLR effector protein 161-like, giving the protein MVGGLRYHIFTRPDIAFFVGVISRFMERPTTLHLAAAKRILRYVNGTLDYGLIYTKGKGNYLLAGYSDSDLARNVDDRKSTGATAAACQGIWLYKLLRQITDIKARPVVLNIDNKSAIDLAKKSSILREE; this is encoded by the exons ATGGTTGGAGGGCTCAGGTATCATATTTTTACCAGGCCTGACATAGCCTTTTTCGTTGGTGTAATAAGTAGATTCATGGAGAGACCCACAACATTGCATTTGGCTGCAGCAAAACGTATTTTACGGTATGTGAACGGAACTCTTGACTACGGGCTGATCTACACCAAAGGTAAAGGAAACTATTTATTGGCAGGCTATTCAGACAGTGATCTAGCGAGAAACGTGGATGACAGGAAGTCTACAGGAG CCACAGCAGCTGCTTGTCAGGGAATATGGTTGTACAAATTGCTGAGGCAGATAACAGATATAAAGGCTAGACCAGTGGTGCTCAATATCGATAACAAGTCAGCAATAGATTTAGCAAAAAAATCCAGTATTCTACGGGAGGAGTAA